From one Gossypium hirsutum isolate 1008001.06 chromosome D08, Gossypium_hirsutum_v2.1, whole genome shotgun sequence genomic stretch:
- the LOC107942483 gene encoding uncharacterized protein isoform X1 translates to MSNYLASQQLMAQLEPISGKMSMGFGIDESLQQQIPSNMAIDQMGSMPNNRESQLPSISNQQVGYVESQAYTQLPQQYLMSNKPVGEMIPTVLDSMRQHQLPTLNKRKELMEPIAPSSLPKKLSLPNKQVAHMEHRPWLQPLSVPSKRPFQMQSVSSSLGSEPSLASNKRSVPSKVGSSASRNQPAPIRPSSKVQTESFQSVRSKMRESLVGALALVSQLQSENAMVEKNSGKTEEGSHPFDSGSGKSDAVHTLSAEPQGILLPNRHGGTVGNNSEGTQVVQCNELQFQSSNLLPDEDVQFTDNLFARDELLQGNGLSWVLEPQLKVGKDGLKQSLQSPQELAYQIEAELFKLFGGVNKKYKEKGRSLLFNLKDRNNPELRERVVSGKITPHRLCSMSAEELASKELSEWRQAKAEEFAQMVVLPDVEVDIRRLVRKTHKGEFQVEVEQTDSASVEVSAGTSTIRRPKTEAKKTPRTIKTVVKKDESDTGSEKSNLEDPNLTITIPSNKGPDPMQGLMGEEEIKNVDFLPPIVSLDEFMQSLGSEPPFENLPDEAGKVTAISAKDDSEAGSDSKSFGRASQVLEKTMPDKPGTSDASNVKSVSDVKLNDIPAKTETIVSTTTSKGERVWEGMLQLNLSTTTSVICTFKSGEKTSTKEWPSILEIKGRVRLEAFEKFLQELPLSRSRAVMVIHIVCKEGSSESERQSLVETADSYISDGRAGLAEPASGVELYCCPPHAKTLEMLTKVLSKDQIQALNALDNGLIGVVVWRRTQLTSPNSTSHHKHISKKQHFTSQKSNTDIDSNSSSVLPPMSSHGGLPHLEPPPDDEGDDIPPGFGPGTMSRDEDDLPEFNFSSGPNTNPSGPQYPARYQSQASRLHAQTSSRPVDQMRELIQKYGQPTTNTPLRVPLQQWNDNDDDEDDDIPEWQPASQQQPLPPQVNRFQQPMQVPDQQNIAQPWQQQQQGNWWVPPPGSQGQQFGNGSQYYGQNVRTGQPVWRKDVSDNRGF, encoded by the exons ATGTCCAATTATCTGGCATCTCAGCAATTGATGGCACAGCTTGAACCCATTTCCGGCAAGATGTCCATGGGATTTGGGATTGATGAATCTTTACAGCAGCAGATACCATCGAATATGGCGATAGATCAGATGGGATCCATGCCTAATAATCGTGAGTCTCAGTTACCGTCAATATCAAATCAACAAGTTGGATATGTTGAGTCCCAAGCTTATACTCAGCTACCACAGCAGTATTTAATGTCTAATAAGCCAGTGGGAGAAATGATTCCCACTGTGTTGGATAGCATGAGACAACATCAATTACCAACTTTGAATAAGCGTAAGGAGCTGATGGAACCAATTGCCCCGAGTTCTCTTCCAAAGAAGTTATCACTGCCAAACAAACAAGTGGCACATATGGAACACAGGCCATGGTTGCAACCATTATCTGTTCCTAGCAAAAGACCTTTTCAAATGCAATCTGTTTCTAGCTCACTGGGATCAGAACCTTCTCTGGCATCAAATAAGAGATCAGTTCCAAGCAAAGTTGGGTCATCAGCTTCAAGGAATCAACCTGCACCTATACGGCCATCATCAAAGGTTCAGACTGAGTCATTTCAATCTGTGAGGTCCAAGATGCGGGAATCTTTAGTTGGTGCCCTGGCATTGGTTTCTCAGCTGCAAAGTGAAAATGCAATGGTGGAGAAGAACTCTGGGAAGACAGAAGAGGGTTCTCACCCATTTGATTCCGGTTCTGGCAAGTCTGATGCTGTCCACACTTTATCTGCAGAACCTCAGGGGATATTGCTTCCCAACCGACATGGTGGTACTGTCGGAAATAATAGTGAAGGTACACAAGTTGTGCAATGCAATGAGCTGCAATTTCAATCCAGCAATCTTTTACCTGATGAGGATGTTCAATTTACTGACAACTTATTTGCAAGAGATGAACTTTTGCAGGGAAATGGCCTTTCTTGGGTATTAGAACCTCAATTGAAGGTGGGAAAAGATGGTTTAAAACAATCATTACAGTCTCCACAAGAATTGGCATATCAAATTGAAGCAGAACTCTTTAAATTATTTGGAGGTGTGAATAAAAAGTATAAGGAGAAGGGCAGGTCTCTTTTGTTTAACTTAAAGGATCGTAATAACCCTGAACTGAGAGAAAGAGTTGTGTCTGGTAAAATTACCCCACACAGGCTTTGTTCTATGAGTGCTGAGGAACTGGCTTCTAAAGAGCTTTCAGAGTGGCGGCAAGCAAAAGCAGAAGAGTTCGCTCAAATGGTAGTTTTGCCAGATGTAGAAGTTGATATTAGACGTCTAGTAAGGAAAACACATAAGGGTGAGTTTCAAGTAGAGGTTGAACAAACTGACAGTGCTTCAGTAGAAGTATCTGCTGGAACTTCAACTATTCGGCGACCAAAAACTGAGGCAAAAAAAACTCCTAGAACCATTAAAACTGTTGTAAAGAAAGATGAATCAGATACTGGAAGTGAAAAGAGTAATCTAGAGGACCCAAATCTTACCATTACCATTCCGTCAAACAAGGGACCTGATCCAATGCAAGGGTTGATGGGAGAAGAGGAAATCAAGAATGTGGATTTTTTGCCTCCAATTGTTTCCCTTGACGAGTTTATGCAATCTCTTGGTTCAGAGCCACCGTTTGAGAATTTACCTGATGAGGCTGGAAAAGTAACAGCAATTTCTGCTAAGGATGACTCAGAAGCTGGGTCTGACTCAAAGTCTTTTGGTCGAGCTTCACAAGTTCTTGAGAAGACAATGCCTGATAAACCTGGAACTAGTGATGCAAGCAATGTGAAATCAGTTTCAGATGTTAAGCTGAATGACATTCCTGCAAAAACAGAAACTATAGTTTCTACAACCACTTCGAAGGGTGAACGTGTCTGGGAAGGGATGCTCCAGCTAAACCTCTCAACCACGACCTCTGTTATTTGTACTTTTAAAAG CGGTGAAAAAACCTCTACGAAGGAGTGGCCTAGCATTCTTGAAATCAAAGGCAGAGTCAGACTTGAAGCGTTCGAGAAGTTCCTCCAAGAGCTTCCATTGTCTCGGAGTCGTGCTGTTATG GTTATTCATATTGTTTGCAAGGAGGGATCGTCTGAGAGCGAACGGCAAAGCCTGGTCGAG ACAGCTGATTCATATATTTCAGACGGGAGAGCTGGTCTTGCCGAGCCTGCTTCCGGGGTCGAACTTTATTGTTGCCCACCCCATGCAAAAACACTTGAAATGCTCACCAAGGTACTTTCAAAGGACCAAATTCAAGCTCTTAATGCGTTAGATAATGGTCTAATTGGTGTTGTTGTATGGAGAAGAACTCAATTAACATCACCGAACTCAACATCACACCATAAACACATCTCGAAAAAGCAACACTTCACTTCTCAAAAAAGCAACACTGACATTGATTCTAACTCTTCGTCGGTGCTGCCGCCGATGTCTTCTCATGGCGGACTTCCTCATCTCGAACCTCCTCCTGATGATGAGGGTGACGATATTCCACCGGGATTTGGCCCTGGGACAATGTCCCGGGACGAAGATGACCTACCCGAGTTTAATTTCTCTAGTGGCCCGAACACAAACCCGTCGGGGCCACAATACCCTGCCAGGTACCAATCCCAAGCCTCTCGTTTACACGCTCAAACATCATCTCGTCCTGTTGATCAAATGAGAGAGCTCATACAAAAGTATGGGCAACCAACTACTAATACTCCTCTAAGGGTTCCACTGCAACAGTGGAACGATAATGATGACGACGAGGACGACGATATACCGGAATGGCAGCCAGCATCCCAACAACAACCCCTACCACCCCAAGTCAATAGATTTCAACAGCCAATGCAAGTTCCGGATCAACAAAATATTGCTCAGCCATGGCAGCAACAGCAACAAGGGAATTGGTGGGTTCCTCCACCTGGTTCACAAGGCCAACAATTTGGTAATGGAAGTCAATACTATGGGCAAAATGTAAGAACTGGACAGCCTGTTTGGCGAAAAGATGTTTCTGACAATAGAGGGTTTTAG
- the LOC107942483 gene encoding uncharacterized protein isoform X2, with amino-acid sequence MAQLEPISGKMSMGFGIDESLQQQIPSNMAIDQMGSMPNNRESQLPSISNQQVGYVESQAYTQLPQQYLMSNKPVGEMIPTVLDSMRQHQLPTLNKRKELMEPIAPSSLPKKLSLPNKQVAHMEHRPWLQPLSVPSKRPFQMQSVSSSLGSEPSLASNKRSVPSKVGSSASRNQPAPIRPSSKVQTESFQSVRSKMRESLVGALALVSQLQSENAMVEKNSGKTEEGSHPFDSGSGKSDAVHTLSAEPQGILLPNRHGGTVGNNSEGTQVVQCNELQFQSSNLLPDEDVQFTDNLFARDELLQGNGLSWVLEPQLKVGKDGLKQSLQSPQELAYQIEAELFKLFGGVNKKYKEKGRSLLFNLKDRNNPELRERVVSGKITPHRLCSMSAEELASKELSEWRQAKAEEFAQMVVLPDVEVDIRRLVRKTHKGEFQVEVEQTDSASVEVSAGTSTIRRPKTEAKKTPRTIKTVVKKDESDTGSEKSNLEDPNLTITIPSNKGPDPMQGLMGEEEIKNVDFLPPIVSLDEFMQSLGSEPPFENLPDEAGKVTAISAKDDSEAGSDSKSFGRASQVLEKTMPDKPGTSDASNVKSVSDVKLNDIPAKTETIVSTTTSKGERVWEGMLQLNLSTTTSVICTFKSGEKTSTKEWPSILEIKGRVRLEAFEKFLQELPLSRSRAVMVIHIVCKEGSSESERQSLVETADSYISDGRAGLAEPASGVELYCCPPHAKTLEMLTKVLSKDQIQALNALDNGLIGVVVWRRTQLTSPNSTSHHKHISKKQHFTSQKSNTDIDSNSSSVLPPMSSHGGLPHLEPPPDDEGDDIPPGFGPGTMSRDEDDLPEFNFSSGPNTNPSGPQYPARYQSQASRLHAQTSSRPVDQMRELIQKYGQPTTNTPLRVPLQQWNDNDDDEDDDIPEWQPASQQQPLPPQVNRFQQPMQVPDQQNIAQPWQQQQQGNWWVPPPGSQGQQFGNGSQYYGQNVRTGQPVWRKDVSDNRGF; translated from the exons ATGGCACAGCTTGAACCCATTTCCGGCAAGATGTCCATGGGATTTGGGATTGATGAATCTTTACAGCAGCAGATACCATCGAATATGGCGATAGATCAGATGGGATCCATGCCTAATAATCGTGAGTCTCAGTTACCGTCAATATCAAATCAACAAGTTGGATATGTTGAGTCCCAAGCTTATACTCAGCTACCACAGCAGTATTTAATGTCTAATAAGCCAGTGGGAGAAATGATTCCCACTGTGTTGGATAGCATGAGACAACATCAATTACCAACTTTGAATAAGCGTAAGGAGCTGATGGAACCAATTGCCCCGAGTTCTCTTCCAAAGAAGTTATCACTGCCAAACAAACAAGTGGCACATATGGAACACAGGCCATGGTTGCAACCATTATCTGTTCCTAGCAAAAGACCTTTTCAAATGCAATCTGTTTCTAGCTCACTGGGATCAGAACCTTCTCTGGCATCAAATAAGAGATCAGTTCCAAGCAAAGTTGGGTCATCAGCTTCAAGGAATCAACCTGCACCTATACGGCCATCATCAAAGGTTCAGACTGAGTCATTTCAATCTGTGAGGTCCAAGATGCGGGAATCTTTAGTTGGTGCCCTGGCATTGGTTTCTCAGCTGCAAAGTGAAAATGCAATGGTGGAGAAGAACTCTGGGAAGACAGAAGAGGGTTCTCACCCATTTGATTCCGGTTCTGGCAAGTCTGATGCTGTCCACACTTTATCTGCAGAACCTCAGGGGATATTGCTTCCCAACCGACATGGTGGTACTGTCGGAAATAATAGTGAAGGTACACAAGTTGTGCAATGCAATGAGCTGCAATTTCAATCCAGCAATCTTTTACCTGATGAGGATGTTCAATTTACTGACAACTTATTTGCAAGAGATGAACTTTTGCAGGGAAATGGCCTTTCTTGGGTATTAGAACCTCAATTGAAGGTGGGAAAAGATGGTTTAAAACAATCATTACAGTCTCCACAAGAATTGGCATATCAAATTGAAGCAGAACTCTTTAAATTATTTGGAGGTGTGAATAAAAAGTATAAGGAGAAGGGCAGGTCTCTTTTGTTTAACTTAAAGGATCGTAATAACCCTGAACTGAGAGAAAGAGTTGTGTCTGGTAAAATTACCCCACACAGGCTTTGTTCTATGAGTGCTGAGGAACTGGCTTCTAAAGAGCTTTCAGAGTGGCGGCAAGCAAAAGCAGAAGAGTTCGCTCAAATGGTAGTTTTGCCAGATGTAGAAGTTGATATTAGACGTCTAGTAAGGAAAACACATAAGGGTGAGTTTCAAGTAGAGGTTGAACAAACTGACAGTGCTTCAGTAGAAGTATCTGCTGGAACTTCAACTATTCGGCGACCAAAAACTGAGGCAAAAAAAACTCCTAGAACCATTAAAACTGTTGTAAAGAAAGATGAATCAGATACTGGAAGTGAAAAGAGTAATCTAGAGGACCCAAATCTTACCATTACCATTCCGTCAAACAAGGGACCTGATCCAATGCAAGGGTTGATGGGAGAAGAGGAAATCAAGAATGTGGATTTTTTGCCTCCAATTGTTTCCCTTGACGAGTTTATGCAATCTCTTGGTTCAGAGCCACCGTTTGAGAATTTACCTGATGAGGCTGGAAAAGTAACAGCAATTTCTGCTAAGGATGACTCAGAAGCTGGGTCTGACTCAAAGTCTTTTGGTCGAGCTTCACAAGTTCTTGAGAAGACAATGCCTGATAAACCTGGAACTAGTGATGCAAGCAATGTGAAATCAGTTTCAGATGTTAAGCTGAATGACATTCCTGCAAAAACAGAAACTATAGTTTCTACAACCACTTCGAAGGGTGAACGTGTCTGGGAAGGGATGCTCCAGCTAAACCTCTCAACCACGACCTCTGTTATTTGTACTTTTAAAAG CGGTGAAAAAACCTCTACGAAGGAGTGGCCTAGCATTCTTGAAATCAAAGGCAGAGTCAGACTTGAAGCGTTCGAGAAGTTCCTCCAAGAGCTTCCATTGTCTCGGAGTCGTGCTGTTATG GTTATTCATATTGTTTGCAAGGAGGGATCGTCTGAGAGCGAACGGCAAAGCCTGGTCGAG ACAGCTGATTCATATATTTCAGACGGGAGAGCTGGTCTTGCCGAGCCTGCTTCCGGGGTCGAACTTTATTGTTGCCCACCCCATGCAAAAACACTTGAAATGCTCACCAAGGTACTTTCAAAGGACCAAATTCAAGCTCTTAATGCGTTAGATAATGGTCTAATTGGTGTTGTTGTATGGAGAAGAACTCAATTAACATCACCGAACTCAACATCACACCATAAACACATCTCGAAAAAGCAACACTTCACTTCTCAAAAAAGCAACACTGACATTGATTCTAACTCTTCGTCGGTGCTGCCGCCGATGTCTTCTCATGGCGGACTTCCTCATCTCGAACCTCCTCCTGATGATGAGGGTGACGATATTCCACCGGGATTTGGCCCTGGGACAATGTCCCGGGACGAAGATGACCTACCCGAGTTTAATTTCTCTAGTGGCCCGAACACAAACCCGTCGGGGCCACAATACCCTGCCAGGTACCAATCCCAAGCCTCTCGTTTACACGCTCAAACATCATCTCGTCCTGTTGATCAAATGAGAGAGCTCATACAAAAGTATGGGCAACCAACTACTAATACTCCTCTAAGGGTTCCACTGCAACAGTGGAACGATAATGATGACGACGAGGACGACGATATACCGGAATGGCAGCCAGCATCCCAACAACAACCCCTACCACCCCAAGTCAATAGATTTCAACAGCCAATGCAAGTTCCGGATCAACAAAATATTGCTCAGCCATGGCAGCAACAGCAACAAGGGAATTGGTGGGTTCCTCCACCTGGTTCACAAGGCCAACAATTTGGTAATGGAAGTCAATACTATGGGCAAAATGTAAGAACTGGACAGCCTGTTTGGCGAAAAGATGTTTCTGACAATAGAGGGTTTTAG
- the LOC107942484 gene encoding stress response protein NST1, which yields MVGGGSRRDEGSLVITNTNVFAALETLRKKKKSDKDRRSKKSSSKSEKQQQKSQQEAESQVFWAPAPLTVKSWADVDDEDDDDYYATTAPPQSVWGSSEPSQSHEEKTANVEDSESEEDILDEGDDDIEEDHEHEPEIQVHPEPVLKKDPEIPAPPKEAERQLSKKERKKKELEELEALLADFGVTQKENNSNDESRDVAQEKKGGEGEKKDNPPGESKSAKKKKKKDKSKEGKESQDQPTSTDTTNGPDDFAGTEQTEEDVAAVDVKERLKKVASMKKKKSSKEMDAAAKAAAQEAAARSAKLAAAKKKEKNRYNQQPVR from the exons ATGGTGGGTGGAGGTAGCAGGAGAGACGAAGGATCATTAGTGATCACCAACACGAACGTGTTTGCTGCTCTCGAAACTCTCCGGAAGAAGAAGAAATCCGACAAGGACCGGCGGTCGAAGAAATCTTCTTCCAAGTCTGAAAAACAACAACAGAAGTCGCAACAAGAAGCCGAGTCTCAGGTGTTTTGGGCTCCGGCACCTCTCACCGTCAAATCGTGGGCCGATGTTGATGATGAAGACGATGACGATTATTATGCTACCACTGCTCCACCTCAGTCCGTTTGGGGATCCTCGGAGCCTTCTCAGAGTCACGAAGAGAAGACAGCTAATGTAGAG GACAGTGAGAGTGAAGAAGATATTTTAGATGAAGGAGATGATGATATAGAGGAAGATCATGAACATGAACCGGAAATTCAAGTACATCCAGAGCCTGTGCTAAAAAAGGATCCTGAAATTCCTGCACCGCCCAAAGAGGCAGAAAGACAACTTTcaaagaaagagaggaagaaaaagGAACTCGAAGAGTTGGAGGCTCTTCTTGCTGATTTTGGAGTCACACAGAAGGAAAACAACAGCAATGACGAGTCGCGTG ATGTTGCacaagaaaagaaaggaggagaGGGAGAAAAGAAAGATAATCCACCCGGAGAGTCTAAAAGTgccaagaagaagaaaaagaaggataAATCAAAGGAAGGAAAAGAATCACAAGATCAACCTACTAGTACAGACACTACCAATGGGCCAGATGACTTTGCCGGGACCGAGCAAACTGAGGAGGATGTAGCTGCTGTTGATGTGAAAGAGCGGCTAAAGAAGGTGGCATctatgaagaagaagaaatctAGTAAAGAGATGGACGCTGCTGCAAAAGCTGCTGCACAAGAGGCTGCTGCAAGGAGTGCGAAGCTTGCTGCTgcaaagaagaaagagaagaaccGTTACAACCAACAGCCTGTACGGTAA
- the LOC107942476 gene encoding serine/threonine protein phosphatase 2A 57 kDa regulatory subunit B' kappa isoform produces the protein MLRQFLSKIPRSFGNSDSPELTRPNSFMTAGPHTHRSNSFNSGCGRPCATKRTSSSIFPASVVAGIEPLLPFKNAPNSEKMNLFVSKVSLCCATFDFSDATKNSIEKDVKRQTLLELLDFVASGSIRFSEPAILAMCRMCSTNLFRVFPPNYRSITSNNGENDDDDPIFCSAWPHLQIVYDLLLKFITSSCLDAKVAKKYIDHAFILRLLDLFDSEDPRERECLKTILHRVYGKFMVHRPLIRKDISNIFYRFVFEEERHNGITELLDIFGSIISGFALPLKEEHKIFLQRVLIPLHKPKTLGVYFQQLSYCVIQFIDKDPKLSSTVIKGLLKYWPITNSQKEVMFLDELKDILEEIDMVEFQKVMVPLSWQIGRCINSFHFQVAERALLFWNKEHIINIIAHNRHVIFPIILPALEKNARNHWNPSVLNLTLNVRKMFMDIDDGFFMSCLIHLKEEEAELSKSAEKRKKAWERLENAANHRPPTTRNTAALVTHSATSIS, from the exons ATGTTAAGGCAATTCCTCAGTAAAATTCCACGGAGTTTCGGGAATTCGGATTCGCCGGAGTTAACTCGGCCGAACTCATTCATGACAGCCGGTCCACACACTCACCGATCCAACAGTTTCAACTCGGGCTGCGGTCGTCCCTGCGCCACGAAACGAACGTCCTCCTCCATTTTCCCGGCGAGTGTTGTGGCAGGAATTGAACCTTTGTTGCCGTTCAAAAACGCGCCAAATTCAGAGAAGATGAACCTTTTCGTGAGTAAGGTTAGCCTTTGTTGTGCGACTTTCGATTTCAGTGACGCGACTAAAAATTCGATtgaaaaagatgtgaagagacaGACACTGCTTGAGCTATTAGATTTCGTGGCTTCTGGATCTATTAGATTTAGCGAACCTGCGATTTTGGCCATGTGTAGGATGTGTTCGACGAATCTGTTTAGGGTTTTCCCGCCAAATTATCGGTCTATTACAAGTAATAATGGTGAAAACGACGATGATGATCCAATATTTTGTTCAGCTTGGCCACATTTGCAAATTGTGTATGATTTGCTGCTCAAGTTCATCACTTCTTCGTGTCTCGATGCTAAAGTAGCTAAAAAGTACATAGATCATGCCTTTATTTTGAGATTGCTCGACTTGTTCGATTCTGAGGATCCGAGAGAAAGGGAGTGTTTGAAGACTATATTGCATAGGGTTTATGGGAAGTTTATGGTTCATAGGCCACTTATTCGAAAGGATATAAGCAATATATTTTATCGATTCGTTTTCGAAGAGGAGAGACATAATGGAATCACTGAGTTGTTGGACATTTTCGGGAGTATAATCAGCGGATTCGCTCTGCCTTTAAAGGAGGAGCATAAGATCTTCTTGCAGAGGGTTTTGATTCCGCTGCACAAGCCAAAAACTTTGGGAGTTTACTTTCAACAATTGTCTTATTGTGTCATTCAGTTCATTGATAAGGACCCGAAGCTATCTAGTACAGTGATAAAGGGGTTATTGAAGTACTGGCCAATAACGAACAGCCAGAAGGAGGTGATGTTTCTCGACGAGTTGAAGGATATTTTGGAAGAAATCGACATGGTGGAATTCCAAAAAGTTATGGTCCCATTGTCTTGGCAGATTGGTCGTTGCATTAACAGTTTCCACTTCCAG GTGGCTGAAAGAGCACTTCTCTTTTGGAATAAAGAACATATCATAAATATAATCGCACATAACCGGCATGTGATTTTTCCCATCATACTTCCAGCCTTGGAAAAGAATGCCCGGAACCATTGGAATCCATCGGTCCTGAACTTAACTTTAAATGTCAGGAAGATGTTCATGGATATTGATGATGGATTTTTCATGTCTTGCCTTATTCATTTAAAGGAAGAAGAAGCAGAGCTAAGCAAATCCGCCGAGAAACGGAAAAAAGCATGGGAGCGGCTAGAAAACGCAGCTAATCACAGGCCACCAACAACTAGAAATACTGCTGCTCTGGTAACTCATTCGGCAACCTCAATTTCGTGA
- the LOC107942478 gene encoding probable boron transporter 7, with protein sequence MENNKRPFSGIISDFKGRRACYRHDWASAFCSGFRILAPTTYIFFASALPVIAFGEQLSRDTGGTLSTVETLASTAICGIIHSIIGGQPMLIVGVAEPTIIMYTYLYNFSIERPELGKELYLAWTSWVCLWTAMMLVLLAIFNACVIINRFTRIAGELFGMLITVLFLQEAIKGVVSEFHMPEGGESHGETHQFHWLYTNGLLAVIFSFGVLYTSLMTRNARSWRYGTGWLRSLIADYGVPLMVLVWTALSYTVPRKVDSGVPRRLYCPLLWEPESLYHWTVVKDMGRVPPLYIFAAIIPASMIAGLYFFDHSVASQLAQQKEFNLKKPSAYHWDILILGITTFVCGLLGLPPSNGVLPQSPMHTKSLAVLNKQMIRKKMVKSVKEGMKQKASQSEIYGRMEAVFIELDASPAHDSADKELRNLKEAMTKDDGGNNGKEKFDPEKHIDAYLPVRVNEQRMSNLLQSILVAIPMFIVPVIRMIPTSVLWGYFAYMAIDSLEGCQFWERILLLFITPSRRYKVLETIHASYLELVPFKAILLFTLFQIAYFIICFGVTWIPIAGILFPVPFFLLISIRRHVLPKFFQPEHLQELDAAEYEEFIGTPRKVSLQEGESSNGAEGTDDDFHDAEILDEMTTSRGELKLRTKSYKEDRLYQVHPENPRNG encoded by the exons ATGGAAAACAACAAACGTCCATTTTCGGGTATAATCAGCGACTTCAAGGGACGAAGAGCATGTTATCGGCATGATTGGGCCAGTGCATTCTGCTCAGGCTTTCG GATATTAGCTCCGACGACCTATATCTTCTTTGCTTCCGCTCTTCCAGTTATTGCTTTCGGAGAGCAATTGAGTCGAGATACAG gtgGCACGCTTAGCACGGTGGAAACATTGGCTTCCACCGCCATCTGCGGTATCATACACTCGATTATCGGCGGTCAACCTATGTTGATAGTAGGTGTTGCGGAACCGACGATTATAATGTACACTTACTTGTACAATTTCAGTATAGAAAGACCAGAACTGGGCAAAGAACTTTATTTGGCTTGGACATCATG GGTCTGTTTATGGACCGCGATGATGCTCGTTCTGCTCGCCATATTCAACGCTTGCGTAATAATCAACCGGTTTACGAGGATCGCAGGCGAGCTTTTCGGCATGTTGATCACTGTTCTTTTCCTTCAAGAAGCGATTAAAGGCGTGGTCAGTGAATTCCATATGCCGGAAGGTGGAGAGTCTCATGGGGAGACACATCAGTTCCACTGGCTATACACTAATGGATTGCTAGCAGTCATTTTCTCGTTCGGGGTCCTATACACGTCTCTAATGACACGGAACGCGAGATCGTGGCGCTACGGAACAG GTTGGCTTCGAAGTTTAATCGCAGACTACGGTGTTCCACTAATGGTCTTGGTTTGGACAGCATTGTCATATACCGTACCCCGGAAAGTCGATTCCGGAGTTCCCAGAAGGTTGTACTGTCCACTTCTATGGGAACCCGAATCACTATATCATTGGACAGTAGTGAAGGACATGGGAAGGGTTCCACCATTGTACATCTTTGCTGCCATTATACCGGCATCGATGATAGCTGGTTTATATTTCTTCGATCACAGTGTCGCATCGCAGCTGGCACAACAAAAGGAGTTTAACCTTAAGAAACCCTCTGCTTACCATTGGGATATCTTGATCCTTGGGATTACG ACATTCGTTTGCGGATTGCTTGGACTCCCTCCGTCGAATGGTGTCCTACCGCAATCTCCGATGCATACCAAGAGCCTTGCGGTTCTCAACAAGCAG ATGATTCGGAAAAAAATGGTGAAAAGTGTCAAGGAAGGCATGAAACAAAAAGCAAGCCAATCCGAAATCTACGGAAGAATGGAAGCCGTGTTCATTGAATTAGATGCATCCCCTGCT CATGATTCAGCAGACAAAGAATTGAGGAACTTAAAAGAAGCCATGACGAAAGACGACGGCGGGAACAACGGTAAAGAAAAATTCGATCCCGAGAAACACATCGACGCTTATTTACCCGTTAGAGTTAATGAGCAACGGATGAGCAACCTGTTGCAATCAATCCTTGTTGCAATACCAATGTTCATTGTACCCGTAATAAGAATGATCCCTACATCGGTACTATGGGGATATTTCGCCTACATGGCCATCGATAGTCTCGAAGGTTGCCAATTTTGGGAAAGGATATTGCTACTCTTCATTACCCCGAGCCGTCGTTATAA GGTCTTGGAAACCATACATGCATCATATTTGGAGTTGGTACCATTCAAGGCCATTTTGTTGTTCACATTGTTCCAAATTGCGTATTTCATTATATGTTTTGGGGTCACATGGATACCTATTGCTGGGATATTGTTCCCGGTACCTTTCTTCCTTCTCATCAGTATCCGGCGACACGTCCTCCCAAAATTTTTCCAGCCTGAACACCTTCAAGAACTCGATGCCGCCGAGTACGAAGAATTCATTGGTACCCCGAGAAAAGTATCACTCCAG GAAGGGGAATCGTCAAATGGCGCAGAAGGCACTGATGATGATTTCCATGATGCTGAGATATTGGATGAAATGACAACTAGCAGAGGAGAGCTTAAGCTTAGAACTAAAAGCTATAAAGAAGACAGATTATATCAG GTTCATCCAGAGAATCCAAGGAATGGCTAA